One genomic segment of Amycolatopsis granulosa includes these proteins:
- a CDS encoding ABC transporter transmembrane domain-containing protein, with protein sequence MDNTWSLMSSAMRSADAPKGLAPGTVRRVARFARPYWRSLLVFLALTVVSAVIAVTTPVLAGKVVDTIVRGREAGLVGLLAAVVAALAIADAGFGLVERWLSARIGEGLIYDLRRAVFEHVQRMPIAFFTRTRTGALVSRLNNDVIGAQRTFTATLSGLVTNVIQLVLSLGVMVTLSWQVTLLALVLLPVFVLPARRMGRRMAALQRESAQLNAGMTTQMTERFSAPGATLVKLFGRPGREAENFGARAGRVRDIGVRTAMLTRWFMTSLTLVSALAQALVYGLGGWLAIRGQLAPGTVVALALLLTRLYSPLTALANVRVDVMTALVSFERIFEVLDLEPMITEKPGARTVPEGGVSVEFADVTFAYPAADRYSLASLEDVSTLDSRGGEEVLHGISFRAEPGQMVALVGSSGAGKSTIASLLPRLYDTDSGSIRLSDVDVRDLAFTAIRDTVGVVTQDGHLFHDTIRANLEYARPGATDEEIWDALERARLAELVRSLPDGLDTLVGERGYRLSGGERQRLTIARLLLAQPRVIVLDEATAHLDSESEAAVSEALSHALEGRTALVIAHRLSTVRAADQILVVEAGRIVERGTHEQLLAAGGRYADLHHTQFSEEPAAA encoded by the coding sequence GTGGACAACACCTGGTCGTTGATGAGTTCGGCGATGCGGTCGGCGGACGCGCCGAAGGGACTGGCGCCGGGCACGGTGCGCCGGGTGGCGCGGTTCGCCCGGCCGTACTGGCGCAGCCTGCTGGTGTTCCTGGCGCTGACCGTGGTGTCGGCCGTGATCGCGGTGACCACCCCCGTGCTGGCCGGCAAGGTGGTGGACACGATCGTGCGCGGGCGGGAGGCCGGCCTGGTCGGTCTGCTGGCGGCCGTGGTGGCGGCGCTCGCCATCGCCGACGCCGGGTTCGGGCTGGTCGAGCGCTGGCTGTCCGCCCGCATCGGCGAGGGGCTGATCTACGACCTGCGCCGCGCGGTGTTCGAGCACGTGCAGCGGATGCCGATCGCGTTCTTCACCCGTACCCGCACCGGCGCGCTGGTGAGCCGGTTGAACAACGACGTGATCGGCGCGCAGCGCACCTTCACCGCGACCCTGTCCGGACTGGTCACCAACGTGATCCAGCTGGTGCTCTCACTCGGGGTCATGGTGACACTGTCCTGGCAGGTGACGCTGCTGGCGCTGGTGCTCCTGCCGGTGTTCGTGCTGCCGGCCCGCCGCATGGGCCGCCGGATGGCCGCCCTGCAGCGGGAATCCGCCCAGCTCAACGCCGGGATGACCACGCAGATGACCGAGCGGTTCTCCGCGCCCGGCGCCACCCTGGTCAAGCTGTTCGGCCGGCCGGGGCGGGAGGCCGAGAACTTCGGCGCCCGCGCCGGCCGGGTGCGGGACATCGGGGTGCGGACGGCGATGCTCACCCGCTGGTTCATGACCAGCCTCACCCTGGTTTCGGCGCTGGCGCAGGCCCTGGTCTACGGCCTGGGCGGCTGGCTGGCGATCCGCGGGCAGCTCGCCCCCGGCACGGTCGTGGCGCTGGCGTTGCTGCTCACCCGGCTCTACAGTCCGCTGACGGCGCTGGCCAACGTCCGGGTGGATGTGATGACCGCGCTGGTGTCGTTCGAGCGGATCTTCGAGGTGCTCGACCTCGAGCCGATGATCACCGAGAAACCGGGCGCGCGGACCGTGCCCGAGGGCGGGGTGTCGGTCGAGTTCGCCGACGTCACCTTCGCCTACCCGGCGGCCGACCGGTACTCGCTCGCCTCCCTGGAGGACGTGTCCACGCTGGACAGCCGCGGGGGCGAGGAGGTGCTGCACGGAATCAGCTTCCGCGCCGAACCGGGGCAGATGGTGGCGCTCGTCGGCTCGTCCGGAGCCGGCAAGTCCACGATCGCGTCGCTGCTGCCGCGCCTCTACGACACCGACTCCGGGTCGATCCGGCTGTCCGATGTGGACGTCCGGGACCTGGCGTTCACCGCGATCCGGGACACCGTCGGCGTGGTCACGCAGGACGGGCACCTGTTCCACGACACCATCCGGGCCAACCTGGAGTACGCGCGGCCCGGCGCCACGGACGAGGAGATCTGGGACGCGCTGGAGCGGGCGCGGCTGGCCGAGCTGGTCCGCAGCCTGCCCGACGGGCTCGACACCCTGGTGGGGGAGCGCGGCTACCGGCTCTCCGGCGGCGAACGGCAGCGCCTGACCATCGCGCGGCTGCTGCTCGCACAGCCCCGGGTGATCGTGCTGGACGAGGCCACGGCCCACCTGGACTCCGAATCCGAGGCGGCCGTCAGCGAAGCCCTGTCGCACGCCCTGGAGGGGCGGACCGCGCTGGTCATCGCCCACCGGCTGTCCACCGTGCGCGCGGCCGACCAGATCCTCGTCGTCGAGGCCGGGCGCATCGTCGAACGCGGCACGCACGAGCAACTGCTCGCCGCGGGCGGCCGCTACGCCGACCTGCACCACACCCAGTTCAGCGAGGAACCGGCCGCGGCTTAA
- a CDS encoding sugar isomerase domain-containing protein, with translation MINDLVAGALGRAGERNAAAIRQAAGLVLDAVRADALVFTAGAGHSLAAVAETFYRAGGLACVYPLYHPDLLPLHSAAASTAAERRSGLAAQVLAERAPGPGDVLFVFSNSGVNPYPVELAAAVRAPVVAVTSRAAVAAAPRRSPSTLPDHADVVLDTGVRPGDAAFPEDGPRTVALSSLLNVYLWNEVLAHVDDLARAAGIEVPLWRSSNVADGDAANTALLERYRPRVPALR, from the coding sequence GTGATCAACGATCTGGTGGCCGGCGCGCTCGGGCGGGCCGGCGAACGCAACGCCGCCGCGATCCGGCAGGCGGCCGGGCTGGTGCTGGACGCGGTGCGGGCGGATGCGCTCGTCTTCACCGCCGGGGCGGGGCACTCGCTCGCGGCGGTGGCCGAGACCTTCTACCGCGCCGGCGGCCTGGCCTGCGTGTATCCGCTCTACCACCCGGACCTGCTGCCGCTGCACAGCGCGGCCGCCAGCACGGCCGCCGAGCGGCGGTCCGGGCTGGCGGCGCAGGTGCTCGCCGAGCGCGCTCCCGGCCCGGGCGACGTGCTGTTCGTGTTCTCCAACTCCGGCGTCAACCCGTACCCGGTGGAGCTGGCGGCGGCGGTCCGGGCGCCGGTGGTGGCGGTGACCTCGCGCGCCGCGGTGGCGGCCGCCCCGCGCCGGTCGCCCAGCACGCTGCCCGACCACGCCGACGTGGTCCTCGACACCGGTGTGCGGCCCGGCGACGCGGCCTTCCCCGAGGACGGCCCGCGCACGGTGGCGCTGTCGTCGCTGCTCAACGTCTACCTCTGGAACGAGGTGCTGGCGCACGTCGACGACCTCGCCCGCGCGGCGGGTATCGAGGTGCCGTTGTGGCGCAGCTCGAACGTGGCCGACGGCGACGCGGCGAACACGGCTCTCCTGGAGCGCTACCGCCCCCGGGTCCCGGCGCTGCGTTAA
- a CDS encoding alpha/beta fold hydrolase, whose amino-acid sequence MTWRARGPVRAVVLVLHGGAENGLGVVRPWGLAYLRMAPLARSIAGAGAPHGVEVRLLRNRVRGWNEPDQHPVADARWALERIRAERPGVPVYLVGHSMGGRVALRVADDPAVRSVLALAPWTPPGEPVEPVTGRAVLIAHGTRDRITSPAESFAYAQRAQAVAEWVVRMEVMSEGHAMLFRPGVWTRLVRDFARDAAGVAPLTAWSAAPDQRLRLPA is encoded by the coding sequence ATGACCTGGCGAGCCCGCGGACCGGTGCGGGCCGTGGTGCTGGTCCTGCACGGGGGTGCGGAGAACGGCCTCGGCGTGGTCCGGCCGTGGGGGCTGGCCTACCTGCGGATGGCGCCGCTGGCGCGGTCCATCGCGGGTGCGGGCGCGCCGCACGGCGTGGAGGTGCGGCTGCTGCGCAACCGCGTTCGTGGCTGGAACGAGCCCGACCAGCACCCGGTCGCCGACGCGCGGTGGGCGCTGGAGCGGATCCGCGCCGAGCGGCCCGGCGTGCCGGTGTACCTCGTCGGGCACTCGATGGGCGGCCGGGTCGCGCTGCGCGTCGCCGACGACCCGGCGGTGCGCTCGGTCCTGGCGCTGGCCCCGTGGACCCCGCCCGGCGAGCCGGTCGAGCCGGTGACCGGCCGTGCCGTGCTGATCGCGCACGGCACGCGCGACCGCATCACCAGCCCCGCGGAGTCCTTCGCCTATGCGCAGCGTGCGCAGGCCGTCGCGGAGTGGGTGGTGCGGATGGAGGTCATGTCCGAGGGGCACGCGATGCTGTTCCGGCCCGGGGTGTGGACGCGGCTGGTGCGTGACTTCGCCCGGGACGCGGCCGGCGTGGCGCCGCTCACCGCCTGGTCAGCGGCTCCCGACCAGCGGCTTCGCCTGCCCGCGTGA